One window from the genome of Salvia miltiorrhiza cultivar Shanhuang (shh) chromosome 7, IMPLAD_Smil_shh, whole genome shotgun sequence encodes:
- the LOC130994666 gene encoding ethylene-responsive transcription factor ERF027-like, giving the protein MFVSMADSPRHSQQRHPSSPTPLPPLAPSPKRAEKATKTCSAASSSSGKHPIYRGIRSRSGKWVSEIREPRKTRRVWLGTYPSPEMAAAAYDVAALALKGGGAALNFPDHAASFPVPYSSSAQDIRRAAAAAAELMRPDDERRRSDETAANVEMVRSGGGGHDQYVDEEELFHMPNLLVDMAEGMLVSPPRMASPPPNEWPEIFGGDSLWNHF; this is encoded by the coding sequence ATGTTTGTATCTATGGCTGACTCTCCACGTCATAGTCAACAACGCCACCCTTCTTCACCAACTCCACTGCCGCCGCTAGCTCCGTCTCCGAAGAGGGCTGAGAAAGCCACGAAAACgtgctccgccgcctcctcctcctcgGGAAAACACCCAATATACCGCGGGATAAGGAGCCGCAGCGGCAAATGGGTGTCGGAGATTCGTGAGCCAAGAAAGACTAGGCGTGTGTGGCTCGGCACCTATCCCTCGCCGGAGATGGCCGCAGCCGCCTACGACGTCGCGGCACTCGCCCTCAAAGGCGGGGGAGCCGCATTGAACTTCCCGGATCATGCCGCCTCGTTTCCGGTCCCGTATTCGTCTTCGGCGCAGGATATTCGCCGAGCTGCCGCTGCTGCGGCCGAGCTCATGCGGCCGGATGATGAGCGGCGGAGGAGCGATGAGACGGCGGCTAATGTGGAAATGGTgaggagcggcggcggcgggcaTGATCAGTATGTGGATGAGGAGGAGTTATTTCACATGCCTAACCTGCTGGTGGATATGGCGGAGGGAATGCTGGTTAGCCCGCCGAGGATGGCATCGCCGCCGCCGAATGAGTGGCCGGAGATTTTCGGCGGCGATAGCTTGTGGAACCACTTTTAG